In Meleagris gallopavo isolate NT-WF06-2002-E0010 breed Aviagen turkey brand Nicholas breeding stock chromosome 27, Turkey_5.1, whole genome shotgun sequence, the sequence CCGGGGTTATTTTTAGACTCTATAAAAAGCTGCCAGAGCCACTTTGCGCTCTGCTCCCGCGTGGTGCACTGGGAATATTCACGCTTGGTGAATTGGCACCTGCTGACGGGGCCGTGCTGGCTGCTCGCCGAGTTGGGGGCTCACAGAGCTTCAGGCGAGCTGGGGTGTTTTGGCCGCTGCCACAAGAGCTGGGTTGGAGCTGTTCCTCCTGCGTGCAGCCACGATTTTGCTGAGCTAAATGTGTCTGAGCCAGTCTAGACAAGAGCTTACAGCGACCGCTTCTCGCTGTCCCCTCCGGTGCCCACACTGCTGCCACAGGGATGCAGCTTCACATCAAGCTGTGATGCTCAGGCTGGATCCAGGTGCAGTGGGGTGCCCATCCAGCCCAGGGCTGCCATAATCCTTTTGTTATCTGCTGTTTTTGCCCCTGATGTTGCTGGCTGGTGGGTGAATTCCTGAGGAATAAGGCCAAGAGGTGGCACGCAATGGCCCGTATACCCGTGTTCTAACCAGTGGATGATGTCCCATCATTgtgcccttcccagccctcactCCTTTCTCCATGTCATACAGATTGATGAGATGCCAGAAGCTGCAGTAAAGTCCTCCTCCAACAAATACCAAGTCTTCTTCTTTGGGACCCATGAAACGTGAGTGGAGCCGCGGTGCATGTGGGGGATGGGATCAGAGGGGTCATAGATGGGACCCACACTCTGTGATCTGGGTCTCTGTGGGTGCCGTAATGCCAATGAGGCCCTCCCCAGGTGCTGTTACTCATTGCTTCTCCCTGATCAGGGCATTCCTGGGGCCCAAAGACCTCTTCCCCTATGAAGAATGCAAGGAGAAGTTTGGGAAACCCAACAAAAGGAAAGGGTTCAGTGAAGGTTTGTGGGAAATCGAGCACAACCCAACTGTCAAAGCCTCCGGCTACCAGGTGGGTGACTTCCCTCTGTGGCCACTTCCTGCCCTGCTCTCTGGGTGTCCTGTCCCACCCCTCTAAGCCCCCCCTGTCCATTTCCAGCCTACCCAGAAGAAGACCTGCTCTGAGGACGCTGAGCCAGAGCAAGAGCCAGAGGGTGACGGGGAGAAGAAGGGCAACGCAGAGGGCAGCAGCGATGAGGAGGGGAAGCTAGTGATCGACGAGCAATCCAAGGAGAAGAACGAAAAAGCCGGGAtcaagaggaaagcagaagatgCTTTGGAGGTAGGAAGGGGATGGAGACGTGGTCAGGGGGCACTGGGGCTGGGCTGAGCCTATCTCTCCCTGCCCAGGACTCCCCCAAGCGCACCAAGGAGATAGAAGggcaggaagcagagaagaa encodes:
- the HDGF gene encoding hepatoma-derived growth factor translates to MPEAAVKSSSNKYQVFFFGTHETAFLGPKDLFPYEECKEKFGKPNKRKGFSEGLWEIEHNPTVKASGYQPTQKKTCSEDAEPEQEPEGDGEKKGNAEGSSDEEGKLVIDEQSKEKNEKAGIKRKAEDALEDSPKRTKEIEGQEAEKKIDNEEAPKEEPKPNPAEGEKEKNSDAASVPDANEAKQEGKDKAEEVRDHKESL